One part of the Gossypium raimondii isolate GPD5lz chromosome 1, ASM2569854v1, whole genome shotgun sequence genome encodes these proteins:
- the LOC105779928 gene encoding probable NAD(P)H dehydrogenase (quinone) FQR1-like 1 translates to MATKLYIVYYSMYGHVEKLAEEIKKGAASVEGVEAKLWQVPETLSDEILGKMSAPPKSDVPIITPHDLAEADGFIFGFPTRFGMMSAQFKAFMDATGGLWRTQQLAGKPAGIFYSTGSQGGGQETTPLTAITQLVHHGMIFVPIGYSFGAGMFEMEQVKGGSPYGAGTYAGDGTRMPSELELAQAFHQGKYIAGITKKLKTAA, encoded by the exons ATGGCAACCAAACTGTATATTGT ATACTATTCCATGTATGGACATGTGGAAAAACTAGCAGAGGAGATAAAGAAAGGGGCGGCATCTGTTGAAGGTGTTGAAGCGAAACTATGGCAG GTCCCTGAGACTCTGTCAGATGAGATTCTTGGAAAGATGAGTGCCCCACCGAAAAGTGATGTACCGATCATTACACCGCATGACCTTGCTGAGGCTGATGGGTTTATTTTTGGCTTCCCAACAAGATTTGGCATGATGTCTGCCCAATTCAAAGCATTTATGGATGCAACTGGAGGTCTATGGAGAACTCAGCAACTTGCTGGAAAACCTGCTGGGATATTCTATAGCACTGGATCTCAGGGTGGCGGACAAGAAACTACACC GTTGACTGCAATCACTCAGCTTGTTCACCATGGGATGATATTTGTTCCCATCGGATACAGCTTTGGTGCTGGCATGTTTGAGATGGAGCAAGTGAAGGGTGGAAGCCCTTACGGAGCAGGAACCTATGCTGGGGACGGAACAAGAATGCCATCCGAACTCGAGTTGGCGCAAGCTTTCCACCAAGGGAAGTACATTGCCGGAATCACAAAGAAA